Proteins encoded within one genomic window of Scheffersomyces stipitis CBS 6054 chromosome 3, complete sequence:
- a CDS encoding predicted protein, translating into IPWFMRDESTSPLIDTKEIEIPSIPENAPETVEEFLKLVAEEYGLQDIQLFDLTSLPESHPSSTKNQAASYIIICTGKSEKHIYKASSELRLNIKHSHDILPSLEGVVSGGTSPAARRRLLKRVRRGAPATDNDYGKVPNSWVMCDTKVDNIFIHILTQQRRDELNLESLWCRDEEKEKYLPSSTSVEESDDIFIGVRRGFHTMTPFWAQQRRSYSTKKLHSIQQLFNEDSSISEDKLQSYKNNFDSNFVPRTVQAFRDKFELYRTIHVLNPSLVSFEQVRETILEKYSSLDIYVNKDFSITSEKVEDVIRYMKLIIDSPEIAVSGENTGVFVDRVFDSVSKFISTLVSFSYEQVNVLEHDEFLPLLWRLTLIEKDDAVLNSEVITRAIQGEVSLGTDVFRGNSPISQASNKARDVINIAKYFSELNQVIQAVSFKELVLFSYGNAGKWSKFWNEWEVSFGFFGNGSPQAAVHSWVRLVVYLALRDNKTQQLHFLHNYWNNSGLSRSIVSDLERNECRFGSPTEKRVFISAINKIVDSVNNS; encoded by the coding sequence attCCATGGTTCATGAGAGATGAAAGCACTTCTCCTCTTATAGATACTAAGGAGATAGAAATTCCCTCCATTCCTGAGAATGCTCCTGAAACAGTAGAGGAGTTTTTAAAGCTCGTAGCTGAAGAATACGGCTTGCAAGATATTCAATTATTCGATTTGACTCTGTTGCCAGAGTCTCATCCATCAAGTACCAAAAACCAAGCAGCAAGCTATATAATTATATGCACGGGAAAGTCCGAGAAACACATATACAAAGCTTCGAGTGAGCTTAGGCTCAATATTAAACACAGTCATGATATCCTTCCATCGCTCGAGGGAGTGGTTTCTGGAGGAACTAGCCCTGCTGCACGCAGAAGGCTTCTCAAACGAGTGAGAAGAGGTGCTCCAGCTACCGACAATGACTACGGAAAAGTGCCGAACAGTTGGGTTATGTGTGATACTAAGGTCGATAACATTTTCATCCATATCCTTACCCAGCAGAGAAGAGATGAACTCAATTTGGAATCATTGTGGTGTagagatgaagaaaaggaaaagtacCTCCCAAGCAGTACTTCTGTAGAAGAGTCTGATGACATTTTCATAGGCGTGAGAAGAGGTTTCCATACCATGACTCCATTCTGGGCACAACAGAGGAGGTCATATTCAACCAAAAAATTGCATTCTATCCAGCAACTCTTTAATGAGGACTCCAGCATCAGCGAAGACAAGTTGCAATCGTATAAAAACAATTTTGATTCGAATTTTGTACCGAGAACTGTACAAGCATTCAGAGATAAATTTGAGCTTTATAGAACCATCCATGTGCTTAATCCATCATTAGTATCGTTTGAACAGGTCCGCGAGACTATTCTCGAAAAATATAGTTCATTGGATATCTATGTGAACAAAGATTTCTCCATTACTTCagaaaaagtagaagatgtCATCAGATACATGAAATTAATCATAGATTCACCAGAAATAGCAGTTTCTGGTGAAAACACAGGAGTATTTGTCGATAGGGTATTCGACAGCGTTTCAAAATTCATATCTACTTTGGTTTCCTTTTCATATGAACAAGTCAACGTTCTTGAGCATGATGAATTTCTTCCACTTTTATGGAGATTGACATTAATTGAAAAAGACGATGCTGTTCTCAATTCAGAGGTAATCACAAGAGCTATTCAGGGAGAAGTATCTTTAGGGACAGATGTGTTTAGAGGCAATTCGCCAATTTCACAAGCATCCAATAAAGCCCGGGATGTAATTAATATTGCGAAGTACTTCTCCGAGCTCAATCAAGTCATACAAGCAGTCTCCTTCAAAGAGTTAGTACTTTTTTCCTACGGAAATGCTGGCAAATGGAGCAAGTTCTGGAACGAGTGGGAGGTTTCTTTTGGGTTCTTTGGTAATGGATCCCCACAGGCTGCGGTACACTCATGGGTCAGATTAGTGGTCTATCTTGCATTGCGAGACAATAAGACGCAGCAATTGCATTTCCTCCATAACTATTGGAATAATTCGGGGCTAAGTCGTAGTATTGTTCTGGATCTCGAAAGAAATGAATGCCGTTTTGGATCCCCAACAGAGAAAAGAGTTTTCATATCTGCAATCAATAAAATTGTCGACAGTGTtaacaacagc
- a CDS encoding predicted protein has protein sequence MSSVEMEQLKTVIKKWEYSFREKNDRLPSKSDIKANADIHKLYSKYRALKSGGHSSHSKRNYENEDIESDLIPTVRELGPTPQANGKVLSIFDMRMTPPESSPLKSRQTSANPFTEFKTPTKVRVKHELRNTPTRTDRGKESIFNKLKNLSTENNHLETPKKKETQLVTPTRNPVIDFSVSPSPLKSHRFFTKKLTDVFHEIKAMENSDELEIEENEEEDIHEDIDNDNDGNQKPRRKKFTMKRTTRRWKMKPTIQANVDGDSIAKKNIHDEIKKLDDKQKTDLEAYMASDDESEEEPIIVKKAKPQSGAKKIKPMSNNYQRLKINDPRSKAFKRRMSRR, from the exons ATGTCTTCGGTAGAAATGGAGCAGCTAAAGACCGTGATAAAGAAATGGGAGTACAGTTTCCGGGAAAAGAACGACCGTTTACCTTCGAAACTGGACATTAAAGCTAATGCTGATATCCACAAGCTCTACCTGAAATACCGAGCATTGAAGAGTGGGGGCCACAGTTCCCATTCCAAGAGGAAT TATGAAAATGAGGATATAGAATCTGACCTTATACCGACAGTGAGGGAGTTGGGCCCAACTCCACAGGCCAATGGCAAGGTGCTATCTATATTCGATATGAGGATGACGCCACCAGAATCATCGCCGTTGAAATCACGACAGACAAGTGCGAATCCTTTCACAGAGTTCAAGACTCCTACGAAAGTTCGTGTTAAACACGAGTTAAGGAACACACCAACACGAACAGATAGAGGCAAGGAGCTGATTTTCAATAAACTCAAGAACTTAAGCACAGAGAATAACCATTTGGAGACTCcaaaaaagaaggaaaccCAATTGG TTACACCTACACGTAATCCTGTGATTGATTTTCTGGTTTCGCCATCTCCGCTCAAGTCACATAGATTCTTTACAAAGAAGCTCACGGACGTTTTCCACGAAATCAAGGCGATGGAAAATAgtgatgaacttgaaatcgaagagaatgaagaagaagatatcCACGAAGATATTGACAACGATAATGATGGGAACCAGAAACCAAGACGTAAGAAGTTCACCATGAAGagaactacaagaagatggaagatGAAGCCTACTATTCAAGCTAATGTTGACGGAGATAGCATTGCGAAAAAGAACATCCAtgatgaaatcaagaaattaGACGACAAGCAAAAGACCGATTTGGAAGCATATATGGCGTCTGATGatgaatctgaagaagaacctaTTATTGTTAAAAAAGCCAAACCCCAATCGGGGGCTAAGAAGATCAAGCCTATGAGCAATAATTACCAAAGACTCAAAATCAACGATCCACGTTCAAAAGCGTTTAAGAGGAGAATGTCTAGAAGATAG
- a CDS encoding predicted protein, with amino-acid sequence MSFRRLKSYSVNAIADLLPLDRATCEEMVDYAITLTSEAETQNHFLNLVGDSTDALAFIGNFLRMKREEEQEQKEQNERVGKQKPPEIPKSSKISSSSSENVWRATGKLNKKTSTTTSQLFGESSTPETSKKSKKRNLDNLKDIESVLNELEIKSDSDDTRRVCNCMATRHPLFEIAPNCLNCGKIICTKEGLQPCSYCGADLLSAKDRVDIMNVLRQEKTEILGVHESDKKPEEVKDVLPKSKSKKIVVTLNAGENLWKAQDRALRQAEAEKKKAQQQLEESKVREKEAAIENIQIERSKINPDLLMAQERLETLLNFQATSAERTKIIDNAADYEISSATSGNMWLSPVERALQLKKQQKQLRRQNDIRSARTGRGERSLEMVIKDGKVTMVEKQRAAKSQEHNEDPDISQLENEIRDSKKKGESAMSSYVWDFESDKTKWEKPVYTSTVEFKGNTSDISRLKPRVQFSQIEGVDLVVSLPN; translated from the exons ATGAGTTTCAGACGTTTGAAAAGCTACTCAGTGAATGCCATTGCAGACTTGTTGCCCCTTGATAGGGCAACTTGTGAAGAAATGGTGGACTATGCTATAACGTTGACGTCTGAAGCTGAGACCCAGAACcatttcttgaatttggtAGGAGACAGCACCGATGCTCTAGCTTTTATAGGAAATTTTTTACGAATGaaacgagaagaagaacaagaacagaaagaacaaaatgaAAGGGTCGGCAAACAGAAACCACCTGAGATTCCCAAATCCCTGaagatttcatcttcaagttctgaGAACGTTTGGAGAGCAACAG GAAAACTAAATAAAAAGACTTCCACTACAACATCCCAACTTTTTGGAGAATCGTCAACTCCAGAAACAAGCAAAAAGTcaaaaaagagaaacttgGACAATCTAAAAGACATTGAAAGCGTCTtgaatgaacttgaaattaAGTCCGACCTGGACGATACAAGACGGGTGTGCAACTGTATGGCAACTAGACATCCGTTGTTTGAAATTGCGCCAAACTGCTTAAATTGTGGGAAAATCATATGTACAAAAGAAGGCTTACAGCCGTGTTCCTATTGTGGAGCAGATTTGTTATCTGCCAAAGATAGAGTAGATATCATGAATGTTCTCCGACAGGAGAAGACAGAGATTTTGGGCGTCCATGAAAGTGATAAGAAACCAGAGGAAGTTAAGGACGTTCTACCTAAGTCCAAAAGTAAGAAAATCGTAGTCACCTTGAATGCTGGTGAAAATTTGTGGAAGGCTCAAGATAGAGCCTTGAGACAGGCAGAAGCtgagaaaaagaaagctcAGCAGCAATTGGAAGAATCAAAAGTgagagaaaaagaagcaGCTATAGAGAACATTCAAATCgaaagaagcaaaataAATCCAGACTTATTGATGGCGcaagaaagacttgaaacTTTGCTCAATTTCCAAGCTACAAGTGCAGAAAGAACTAAGATCATAGATAATGCGGCCGACTATGAAATTCTGAGTGCTACCTCAGGAAATATGTGGTTGTCTCCCGTGGAAAGAGCacttcaattgaaaaagcAACAGAAACAATTGCGGAGACAAAATGATATTCGGAGTGCCAGAACTGGTAGAGGTGAAAGGTCGTTGGAAATGGTCATTAAAGATGGTAAGGTCACCATGGTAGAAAAGCAGAGAGCTGCAAAGTCACAGGAACATAATGAAGACCCTGACATTTCACAGTTGGAAAACGAAATAAGAGACTCCAAGAAAAAGGGCGAATCAGCCATGAGTAGCTATGTGTGGGACTTCGAAAGTGACAAGACGAAATGGGAAAAGCCAGTATATACCAGTACCGTTGAATTTAAAGGGAATACCCTGGATATTTCAAGGTTGAAACCAAGAGTCCAATTCTCGCAAATTGAAGGTGTCGATCTTGTGGTTTCATTACCTAATTAG
- a CDS encoding predicted protein, whose translation MPEDPNQTTDTVSDALKAKYAEIASLKKAIEEKQVRNSQFAPTSAYPSVSSGGMFPPRKGGAIRSTRYAVRGNTRGRGFGRGGYASFRGGARGGFVHRHVTAVFDTSGQNGSGSDSSTGDNDDGVSHSPPAVTGYVTKQSRGGMSLVSTDIYARDQERYEAIQREKEELQKKIARQKRRELMQKQISKLRTKTDSCDRVKIDGQIFAVCKRGSKLIPLATAPDDAPSTTEWHNRTFTRSSNGTLRTKS comes from the coding sequence ATGCCCGAAGATCCAAACCAGACGACAGATACCGTCAGTGATGCTCTCAAAGCGAAATATGCTGAAATCGCGTCTCTCAAAAAGGcaatagaagaaaaacagGTGCGAAACTCTCAGTTTGCTCCAACTTCAGCATATCCTTCTGTCTCACTGGGTGGGATGTTTCCCCCACGTAAAGGAGGTGCTATTAGAAGTACGCGATACGCTGTAAGAGGAAATACTCGAGGACGTGGTTTTGGTCGTGGCGGATACGCTTCATTTCGTGGAGGAGCCAGAGGAGGGTTTGTTCATCGCCATGTTACGGCTGTATTTGACACATCAGGACAAAACGGGTCTGGAAGTGACTCGTCAACCGGCGACAATGATGATGGAGTTTCACATTCTCCACCTGCAGTGACGGGATATGTGACAAAGCAGTCCAGGGGTGGGATGTCGTTGGTAAGTACCGACATCTATGCCCGAGACCAGGAGAGATACGAGGCAATTCAGCGAGAGAAGGAGGAACTCCAAAAGAAAATTGCAAGACAAAAGCGTAGAGAATTAATGCAAAAACAGATTTCAAAACTCAGGACGAAGACAGATAGTTGTGACCGAGTCAAGATCGACGGCCAGATTTTCGCAGTTTGCAAAAGAGGTAGCAAACTCATTCCATTGGCAACGGCACCCGATGATGCTCCATCCACGACTGAGTGGCACAACAGGACATTTACAAGATCATCAAACGGTACTTTGAGAACAAAATCC
- a CDS encoding predicted protein (go_function nucleic acid binding), whose protein sequence is QCMKGSKCKYIHNRSRIRVCQQNLVGKCTNHNCLFCHDINEFNTPVCRYYIEGKCTNSACKFMHHKPPHYGELGYEVWVCRPFAVGGWCSRGQQCPFIHLFNCPDFEEDGNCPRGKSCYLAHPTTIRTQELIETPMTTYVREDGDDIVVDEKEKKILINSYTVDPDVLLHSREGKKYDFYIDQKAADEKNGDMASVSENQEFMIVFSDLDESSDFSSDEEDSSRNTESLSRNNDYVSL, encoded by the coding sequence CAGTGTATGAAAGGTTCAAAATGTAAGTATATCCACAACCGGTCCAGAATAAGGGTGTGCCAGCAGAACTTGGTGGGAAAATGTACGAACCACAACTGCTTGTTCTGTCATGATatcaacgagttcaacACACCTGTCTGTCGGTACTATATAGAAGGTAAGTGCACCAACCTGGCGTGCAAGTTCATGCACCATAAGCCCCCACACTATGGAGAGCTTGGCTACGAAGTGTGGGTGTGCCGCCCATTTGCGGTTGGTGGCTGGTGTAGTCGTGGCCAACAATGTCCGTTTATTCATCTATTCAATTGTCcagattttgaagaagatggcaaTTGTCCAAGAGGAAAATCGTGCTATTTGGCgcatccaacaacaataagGACCCAAGAGTTAATCGAGACTCCAATGACCACCTACGTACGCGAAGATGGAGATGATATAGTCGTAGATGAAAAGGAGAAAAAAATCTTGATCAATAGCTACACTGTTGATCCAGAtgttcttctccattcaCGCGAGGGAAAGAAGTATGATTTCTACATCGATCAGAAAGCGGCCGATGAAAAGAACGGTGACATGGCATCTGTCTCCGAAAACCAAGAGTTTATGATTGTATTTTCGGACTTGGATGAAAGTTCCGACTTCTCgtcagacgaagaagatagCAGCAGGAATACGGAATCGTTGTCAAGGAACAACGACTATGTTCTGTTGTGA
- the IME2 gene encoding positive regulator of meiosis, MAPK related ser/thr protein kinase (positive regulator of meiosis, MAPK related ser/thr protein kinase dispensable for mitosis, stimulates early, middle and late gene expression and negatively regulates IME1~go_function protein kinase activity; ATP binding~go_process protein amino acid phosphorylation), with amino-acid sequence MSTNLNIPSDINNPPKWIPVQSLQDRYQTISNLGNGSFGSVELAKFRLDKHELFRATNEKKGTLMYPLQDSQVNISNLVAIKTMNRQLPLLNDYTRIKEVRFIMAISSHPCLVQIYEIFIDDINFQLHISMESMNQNLYQLMKARRNINFSPVTLRSILSQVLCAIRHIHRHNYFHRDVKPENILVIPSHQYYGTKQAIPPYRKNDNFVIKLADYGLARHVGNTKPYTGYVSTRWYRSPEILLRQKMYSKPIDIWAFGAVACEVANFSPLFPGSNELDQIWRTLKVLGCPIPLDPHSMDRTTSLPMGGFWKDAHELASKLGFTFPPETGVQIQDILPNAIHAELAEVVRGCLIWDPHQRSTVERLCCMPYFRTTVAAID; translated from the coding sequence ATGTCTACCAACTTGAATATTCCTTCAGACATCAACAATCCACCCAAATGGATTCCCGTCCAGAGTCTCCAAGACAGATACCAAACCATCAGTAATCTCGGTAATGGAAGTTTTGGTAGCGTTGAATTAGCCAAGTTTCGTTTAGATAAGCATGAGCTTTTCAGGGCTACCAATGAAAAGAAGGGAACTCTCATGTATCCACTCCAGGATTCACAGGTCAACATATCCAACTTAGTAGCTATCAAAACTATGAACAGACAGCTTCCATTGCTCAATGATTACACCCGGATCAAAGAAGTTAGGTTCATAATGGCTATTTCGTCTCATCCTTGTTTAGTTCAAATCTATGAGATTTTCATTGACGACATTAATTTCCAGTTGCACATTTCAATGGAATCTATGAATCAAAACTTGTATCAACTCATGAaagccagaagaaacatCAATTTCTCTCCTGTAACTTTGCGCAGTATTTTGAGTCAGGTGCTTTGTGCTATTCGTCATATTCACAGACACAACTACTTCCACAGGGATGTCAAACCGGAGAACATATTGGTGATTCCTTCTCACCAATACTATGGTACAAAACAGGCAATTCCACCATACAGAAAGAATGACAACTTTGTCATCAAACTTGCTGATTATGGACTCGCTAGACACGTAGGCAACACAAAACCCTATACTGGATATGTTTCTACAAGATGGTATAGGTCTCCTGAGATTCTTTTAAGACAAAAGATGTATTCAAAGCCTATTGATATCTGGGCGTTTGGAGCTGTAGCATGCGAAGTTGCAAATTTCTCCCCGTTATTTCCTGGGTCTAATGAACTTGATCAGATCTGGCGCACACTCAAAGTGCTTGGTTGTCCCATACCATTAGACCCGCACTCTATGGATAGGACAACCTCCTTGCCAATGGGAGGGTTCTGGAAAGATGCCCATGAGCTTGCTAGTAAGCTTGGATTCACATTTCCTCCAGAGACAGGAGTTCAGATACAGGATATTCTCCCCAATGCTATCCATGCCGAATTAGCAGAAGTAGTACGTGGATGTCTAATATGGGATCCACACCAGAGATCTACTGTAGAAAGGCTCTGTTGTATGCCCTATTTCAGAACCActgttgcagccattgAT
- a CDS encoding predicted protein — protein sequence MCILLSTTEHPDYPFILLSNRDEYFTRPTQAAHFRSFDGTMKILSPLDMARPEHGTWIGVTTSGKVAVLVNYREIDHAHSLSEVSRGILPLDYLCTNKSADKWHRTLESSLSHVTRGKVELSQIGGFSLVYGQLSIDPKTGKLNHLNILSNRGDHGKIHASAKDNSNEEREEKEEADEEEEDDDEEDDLHGDISNKTTFGLSNSLYYEPWKKVKLGEELLHELVEKSKEMKLSQEALVSECFKLLSHNTYDKEVAKQKDFSKKITELRNSIYIPPLETYISPSARLLTAGKYYGTRTQTILLLDRFGYLNYYEKNIHNSDDVDDDNIVFNHYRFNIDQQ from the exons ATGTGCATTTTGTTATCTACCACCGAACATCCAGACTATCCGTTCATCCTTTTGTCCAACAGAGATGAGTACTTCACGAGACCTACTCAAGCTGCCCATTTTAGATCGTTTGATGGTACCATGAAGATTTTATCTCCTCTTGATATGGCTAGACCTGAACATGGCACTTGGATAGGAGTAACCACATCGGGAAAGGTTGCTGTTCTAGTCAATTATCGTGAGATAGATCACGCTC ACCTGCTAAGTGAGGTATCCAGAGGCATATTACCATTAGATTATCTTTGCACGAATAAACTGGCCGATAAATGGCATAGAACCCTCGAATCGTCGTTGAGCCACGTTACCAGGGGCAAAGTAGAGTTGAGTCAGATCGGCGGGTTTTCACTTGTGTATGGACAATTGTCCATTGATCCCAAGACAGGCAAGCTTAACCACTTGAATATACTAAGCAACAGAGGAGACCATGGCAAGATTCATGCATCTGCGAAAGATAAttccaacgaagaaagagaagaaaaagaagaagcagatgaagaagaagaagatgatgatgaagaggacGACTTGCACGGTGATATAAGTAACAAGACCACATTTGGCTTATCCAATTCATTGTACTACGAACCTTGGAAGAAGGTCAAGCTTGGTGAGGAGCTCTTACATGAGTTGGTAGAGAAGTCTAAAGAAATGAAGCTTTCGCAGGAAGCTCTAGTTTCTGAATGTTTCAAGTTGCTTAGTCATAATACTTACGACAAGGAAGTAGCCAAGCAGAAGGATTTTTCCAAAAAGATTACAGAACTTAGAAACTCGATATACATCCCCCCATTAGAAACCTACATTAGCCCCAGTGCCAGATTGCTTACTGCTGGAAAATACTACGGTACAAGAACCCAAACCATCTTGTTGCTTGACAGGTTTGGGTACCTTAACTACTATGAGAAAAACATCCATAACAGCGATGACGTCGACGACGACAACATTGTCTTCAACCACTACAGGTTTAATATCGATCAACAATAG
- a CDS encoding predicted protein gives MAVQTYEKSPSTTIYHKLPLKINNDRARDTSSILVMIPGNPGLIEFYTTYLDLIQTEFPALEVLCISHAGFQTSEPVNSEKFKFYDLEYQIKHKFDIISEFIAQKLDDGYNNVELYFLSHSVGSYVHQRVIRMLLQEKELHGKFSIKFTGLICPTIVDIAQSDNGQFFTKLFSLLPIISISLWVAWLLNTILPEAMAKSIIAKRFVEKPKSNDTDSVESWQNSVTGAYKLYSSQRLIEQALNLARQEMLVITRDDIINDWFFQQLSEIKIWTFFAEKDHWVHNSSRDYTLRKYHDLTNNNLLFEVGSSEDAITHSFCVNQSVEFSKLTIKAIRSLDLDIAYEN, from the coding sequence ATGGCTGTGCAAACGTACGAAAAGCTGCCATCTACAACTATATACCATAAGCTTCCTCTAAAgatcaacaatgacagGGCCCGTGACACTCTGTCGATTCTCGTAATGATCCCCGGAAATCCAGGTTTGATCGAGTTCTACACCACGTATCTCGATTTGATCCAGACTGAGTTTCCAGCACTCGAAGTGCTTTGTATTAGTCATGCTGGTTTTCAAACTTCAGAACCTGTAAACAGCgagaaattcaaattctACGATTTGGAGTATCAAATCAAGCACAAGTTTGACATTATCTCGGAGTTTATTGCCCAGAAACTAGACGACGGCTACAACAATGTCGAACTTTACTTTCTTTCCCATTCTGTAGGCTCGTATGTGCATCAGCGAGTCATCCGCATGTTGCTACAGGAAAAAGAATTGCACGGCAAGTTCTCCATTAAGTTCACCGGACTCATATGTCCTACCATTGTGGATATTGCACAGTCTGACAACGgccaatttttcacaaagttgttttctttgttgcCGATCATTTCCATATCACTTTGGGTTGCATGGTTGCTCAACACTATTTTGCCTGAAGCTATGGCTAAGTCCATAATTGCCAAAAGATTTGTTGAGAAACCTAAGTCCAATGATACTGACTCTGTAGAAAGTTGGCAAAATTCAGTTACTGGGGCATACAAACTCTACAGTTCACAACGGCTCATCGAGCAGGCTTTGAATTTGGCCCGGCAGGAGATGCTTGTGATTACGAGAGATGACATCATCAATGACTGGtttttccaacaactttcGGAGATCAAAATATGGACATTCTTCGCCGAGAAAGATCACTGGGTGCACAACAGCTCCAGAGACTACACCTTACGAAAGTACCATGATTTAACTAACAATAACTTGTTGTTTGAGGTGGGTTCGTCGGAGGATGCGATTACTCATAGCTTCTGTGTTAACCAAAGTGTAgagttttccaaattgaccATTAAGGCTATACGGTCTCTAGACTTGGACATTGCCTACGAAAACTGA
- the TNA1 gene encoding high affinity nicotinic acid plasma membrane permease: protein MNVKELDKIYRKLDFRIIPALWCLYFLTSFGSSAYGLTLTMNSEVGHSLGQHLHLTPKNISTASALYYVGYIIFDVPMNLIMTKVSPQSWLSRIVITVGLVYTCYHVLQSSGALIACRFISGMVGAGTWPGMSYYISLWYPNERSTRRIGYYFTAAQISAAVAGLVSAGFQKMDGVRGYTGWQWMYLVYGVITIAVGISLLWWLPDRPFKEPTDSPNKLIQLYHKFLTPPHPLNDKEKELHRKDLEHRYKLLKWTWKDVIDVITDLRIWPLIIMYFGVVGTGFGLAVFGSTIIATNNPNLTSIQVSLLYAPIWLFDLAGILIITPFADKFKRLRALIFSLACLVIMCGMFVTTFARGSWNKYGGLLIAGFGLGPTVPICMSWTAEIFGPRYGDVGTAVSAALVSGLGNLGSVTATYALYSGWPADKKRLFRNSNMMLVVMLGASIIASVVCHLLRNRVRQQK from the coding sequence ATGAATGTGAAagagttggacaagattTACAGGAAATTGGACTTTAGAATTATTCCAGCCTTGTGGTGTCTCTATTTCTTGACATCTTTCGGGTCAAGTGCCTATGGTTTGACCTTGACAATGAACCTGGAAGTCGGCCATTCTTTGGGACAACATTTGCACCTCACCCCCAAGAACATTTCGACTGCTTCTGCATTGTACTATGTTGGTTACATTATTTTTGATGTTCCCATGAACTTAATAATGACTAAGGTTAGCCCTCAGTCTTGGCTTTCCAGAATTGTGATTACTGTTGGTTTGGTTTATACTTGCTATCACGTTTTGCAATCCAGCGGTGCACTTATTGCCTGTCGCTTTATTTCTGGTATGGTTGGCGCTGGTACTTGGCCAGGGATGAGTTACTATATCTCTCTTTGGTATCCAAACGAAAGACTGACTAGAAGAATCGGATATTATTTTACCGCAGCCCAGATTTCGGCTGCAGTCGCTGGTTTGGTTAGTGCTGGTTTTCAGAAAATGGATGGAGTCAGAGGTTACACTGGTTGGCAATGGATGTACTTGGTTTATGGTGTGATAACCATTGCTGTAGGTATCCTGTTGTTATGGTGGTTGCCTGACAGACCATTCAAGGAACCTACTGACAGCCCTAACAAGTTAATCCAGTTATACCATAAGTTCCTTACTCCACCTCACCCATTGaatgacaaagaaaaggaattaCATAGAAAGGATCTTGAGCATAGAtacaaattgttgaagtgGACTTGGAAAGACGTCATTGATGTCATCACTGACTTGAGAATCTGGCCCTTGATTATCATGTACTTCGGTGTTGTTGGTACCGGCTTTGGTTTGGCAGTATTTGGATCTACAATTATTGCTACTAACAACCCTAATCTCACCTCTATTCAAGTATCATTATTGTATGCTCCAATCTGGTTATTTGACTTGGCTGGTATCTTGATTATCACTCCTTTCGCCGACAAATTCAAGAGGTTGCGTGCCTTAATCTTCTCCCTTGCTTGTCTTGTTATCATGTGCGGAATGTTTGTTACCACTTTTGCACGCGGATCTTGGAACAAGTACGGTGGGTTGTTGATTGCAGGTTTCGGTTTGGGACCAACAGTTCCTATATGTATGTCTTGGACAGCTGAAATATTTGGGCCAAGGTATGGTGATGTTGGAACTGCTGTAAGTGCTGCTCTTGTCAGTGGTTTAGGCAATCTTGGATCTGTCACAGCTACCTATGCCTTGTACAGTGGATGGCCAGCCGACAAAAAGAGATTGTTCAGAAACTCCAATATGATGTTGGTAGTGATGTTAGGAGCCAGTATTATTGCCTCTGTAGTGTGTCACTTGCTCAGAAATAGAGTTAGACAACAGAAATAG